In Lycium ferocissimum isolate CSIRO_LF1 chromosome 11, AGI_CSIRO_Lferr_CH_V1, whole genome shotgun sequence, a single genomic region encodes these proteins:
- the LOC132038665 gene encoding probable serine protease EDA2 isoform X2, producing the protein MMKLTTLALVVAFFSNFLTISNAISTSQFLQQISSQSKYLTKEEHWFNQTLDHFSPYDHRKFGQRYYEFLDYFRIPDGPIFLKICGETTCSGIPNDYLSVLAKKFGAAVVTLEHRYYGKSSPFKSLTTGNLKYLSSKQALFDLAAFRNFYQESLNVKLNRSNIENPWFVFGVSYSGALSAWFRLKFPHLTCGSLASSAVVQAVYSFSEFDKQIGESAGPECKAVLQEITQLVESRLASNRKDLKELFEADELRNDGDFLYFMADAAVTAIQYGSPDRLCTPLLEAKKSGKDLVNAYATYVKEYYVKTFGASVKTYDQENLKSTAVNGDTSDRLWWFQVCTEVAYFQVAPSNDSIRSSKVDTRYHLDLCRNVFGAGIYPDVDATNLYYGGTKIAGSKIVFTNGSQDPWRHASKQTSSLEMPSYIISCHNCGHGTDMRGCPQSPLVPEGDAKNCSSPDAVRKVREKIVEHIDLWLSQCQVSDV; encoded by the exons ATGATGAAGTTAACAACCTTAGCACTAGTTGTTGCTTTCTTCTCAAACTTTCTTACAATCTCAAACGCAATCTCAACCTCTCAGTTTCTTCAACAAATCAGTTCACAAAGCAAGTACTTGACAAAAGAAGAACACTGGTTCAATCAAACTCTTGATCACTTTTCCCCttat GATCATCGTAAATTTGGACAGAGGTACTATGAGTTTCTTGACTATTTCCGGATTCCTGATGGACcgatatttttgaaaatttgtggaGAAACTACATGCAGCGGGATACCGAATGATTACCTCAGT gTTTTAGCGAAGAAGTTTGGAGCTGCTGTCGTTACTCTTGAGCATCGGTATTATGGGAAGAGTTCACCCTTCAAATCCTTAACAACTGGGAATCTGAAATATTTGTCATCAAAACAGGCACTTTTTGACTTGGCAGCTTTCAGGAATTTCTATCAG GAGTCGTTGAACGTGAAGCTCAACAGATCCAATATTGAAAACCCATGGTTTGTCTTTGGTGTTTCATACTCAGGAGCCCTCAGTGCATGGTTCCGCTTGAAGTTTCCTCACCTAACTTGTGGAAGCCTTGCAAGCTCTGCAGTAGTTCAAGCAGTTTACAGCTTTTCAGAATTTGACAAACAG ATTGGTGAATCTGCTGGTCCAGAATGTAAAGCAGTGTTGCAAGAGATTACCCAACTAGTAGAATCAAGACTTGCATCAAATCGCAAGGACCTTAAAGAGTTGTTTGAGGCTGATGAG CTGAGAAATGATGGTGACTTCCTGTACTTTATGGCAGATGCTGCAGTTACAGCA ATTCAATATGGAAGTCCAGACAGACTATGCACCCCGCTACTTGAAGCAAAGAAGTCCGGGAAAGATTTAGTG AATGCATATGCCACCTATGTGAAGGAGTATTATGTTAAGACTTTTGGGGCCAGCGTCAAAACATATGATCAGGAAAATCTGAAAAGCACTGCTGTAAATGGTGATACTTCTGACCGCTTGTGGTGGTTCCAGGTCTGCACAGAAGTTGCATATTTTCAGGTTGCACCCTCGAATGATAGTATTCGCTCTTCTAAAGTTGATACCAG ATACCATTTGGACCTGTGCCGGAATGTCTTTGGAGCCGGTATCTATCCTGATGTTGATGCAACTAACTTGTACTATGGAGGCACCAAAATTGCTG GGTCAAAGATTGTCTTCACAAATGGATCACAGGACCCCTGGCGACATGCGTCCAAACAGACTTCTTCTCTAGAGA TGCCTTCATACATAATCTCTTGCCATAACTGTGGCCATGGAACTGACATGCGGGGCTGCCCCCAATCTCCCTTAGTCCCTGAAG GTGACGCCAAAAACTGCAGTTCCCCTGATGCAGTTCGGAAAGTAAGGGAAAAGATTGTTGAACATATAGATTTGTGGCTGTCCCAGTGCCAGGTTTCAG ATGTATAG
- the LOC132038665 gene encoding probable serine protease EDA2 isoform X1 — translation MMKLTTLALVVAFFSNFLTISNAISTSQFLQQISSQSKYLTKEEHWFNQTLDHFSPYDHRKFGQRYYEFLDYFRIPDGPIFLKICGETTCSGIPNDYLSVLAKKFGAAVVTLEHRYYGKSSPFKSLTTGNLKYLSSKQALFDLAAFRNFYQESLNVKLNRSNIENPWFVFGVSYSGALSAWFRLKFPHLTCGSLASSAVVQAVYSFSEFDKQIGESAGPECKAVLQEITQLVESRLASNRKDLKELFEADELRNDGDFLYFMADAAVTAIQYGSPDRLCTPLLEAKKSGKDLVNAYATYVKEYYVKTFGASVKTYDQENLKSTAVNGDTSDRLWWFQVCTEVAYFQVAPSNDSIRSSKVDTRYHLDLCRNVFGAGIYPDVDATNLYYGGTKIAGSKIVFTNGSQDPWRHASKQTSSLEMPSYIISCHNCGHGTDMRGCPQSPLVPEGDAKNCSSPDAVRKVREKIVEHIDLWLSQCQVSGRSSM, via the exons ATGATGAAGTTAACAACCTTAGCACTAGTTGTTGCTTTCTTCTCAAACTTTCTTACAATCTCAAACGCAATCTCAACCTCTCAGTTTCTTCAACAAATCAGTTCACAAAGCAAGTACTTGACAAAAGAAGAACACTGGTTCAATCAAACTCTTGATCACTTTTCCCCttat GATCATCGTAAATTTGGACAGAGGTACTATGAGTTTCTTGACTATTTCCGGATTCCTGATGGACcgatatttttgaaaatttgtggaGAAACTACATGCAGCGGGATACCGAATGATTACCTCAGT gTTTTAGCGAAGAAGTTTGGAGCTGCTGTCGTTACTCTTGAGCATCGGTATTATGGGAAGAGTTCACCCTTCAAATCCTTAACAACTGGGAATCTGAAATATTTGTCATCAAAACAGGCACTTTTTGACTTGGCAGCTTTCAGGAATTTCTATCAG GAGTCGTTGAACGTGAAGCTCAACAGATCCAATATTGAAAACCCATGGTTTGTCTTTGGTGTTTCATACTCAGGAGCCCTCAGTGCATGGTTCCGCTTGAAGTTTCCTCACCTAACTTGTGGAAGCCTTGCAAGCTCTGCAGTAGTTCAAGCAGTTTACAGCTTTTCAGAATTTGACAAACAG ATTGGTGAATCTGCTGGTCCAGAATGTAAAGCAGTGTTGCAAGAGATTACCCAACTAGTAGAATCAAGACTTGCATCAAATCGCAAGGACCTTAAAGAGTTGTTTGAGGCTGATGAG CTGAGAAATGATGGTGACTTCCTGTACTTTATGGCAGATGCTGCAGTTACAGCA ATTCAATATGGAAGTCCAGACAGACTATGCACCCCGCTACTTGAAGCAAAGAAGTCCGGGAAAGATTTAGTG AATGCATATGCCACCTATGTGAAGGAGTATTATGTTAAGACTTTTGGGGCCAGCGTCAAAACATATGATCAGGAAAATCTGAAAAGCACTGCTGTAAATGGTGATACTTCTGACCGCTTGTGGTGGTTCCAGGTCTGCACAGAAGTTGCATATTTTCAGGTTGCACCCTCGAATGATAGTATTCGCTCTTCTAAAGTTGATACCAG ATACCATTTGGACCTGTGCCGGAATGTCTTTGGAGCCGGTATCTATCCTGATGTTGATGCAACTAACTTGTACTATGGAGGCACCAAAATTGCTG GGTCAAAGATTGTCTTCACAAATGGATCACAGGACCCCTGGCGACATGCGTCCAAACAGACTTCTTCTCTAGAGA TGCCTTCATACATAATCTCTTGCCATAACTGTGGCCATGGAACTGACATGCGGGGCTGCCCCCAATCTCCCTTAGTCCCTGAAG GTGACGCCAAAAACTGCAGTTCCCCTGATGCAGTTCGGAAAGTAAGGGAAAAGATTGTTGAACATATAGATTTGTGGCTGTCCCAGTGCCAGGTTTCAGGTAGGAGTTCAATGTGA
- the LOC132036135 gene encoding glyoxylase I 4-like, which translates to MNMEIEEVSYQALPLLSLNHVSLLVKDVWNSVRFYEDVLGFCLIKRPSSFNFHGAWLYNYGIGIHLLENKAMEDLDVEPRPINPKDNHISFQCTDVNLVKKRLDEMEMRYVTAVVEEEGIKVDQVFFHDPDGYMIEMCNCDNIPIVPISSSCALKPKFGTYNKKMMPIATPNYSCGFMETLMMEKLSMDMLNFSF; encoded by the exons ATGAATATGGAGATTGAGGAAGTGAGTTATCAAGCATTGCCTTTACTTTCATTGAACCATGTTTCTTTGTTGGTGAAAGATGTGTGGAATTCTGTGAGGTTCTATGAAGATGTCTTGGGCTTTTGTCTTATCAAACGCCCTTCTTCTTTCAATTTCCATGGAGCCTG gctGTACAATTATGGCATTGGGATTCACTTGCTTGAGAATAAAGCCATGGAGGACTTGGACGTTGAACCACGACCCATTAATCCAAAGGATAACCACATTTCCTTTCAG TGCACCGATGTTAATTTGGTGAAGAAGAGGTTAGATGAGATGGAAATGAGGTATGTGACTGCCGTGGTAGAAGAAGAAGGGATCAAAGTGGATCAAGTATTTTTCCATGATCCAGATGGATATATGATTGAAATGTGTAATTGTGACAACATTCCAATTGTGCCTATTTCTTCCAGCTGTGCCCTTAAGCCAAAATTTGGAACCTACAATAAGAAGATGATGCCTATTGCCACCCCAAATTATAGTTGTGGCTTTATGGAGACTCTCATGATGGAGAAGTTAAGCATGGACATGCTCAACTTTTCCTTCTAA